In Theropithecus gelada isolate Dixy chromosome 13, Tgel_1.0, whole genome shotgun sequence, one DNA window encodes the following:
- the GPN1 gene encoding GPN-loop GTPase 1 isoform X4 translates to MKFPFLPILVMKFIEKAQNMSKYVLIDTPGQIEVFTWSASGTIITEALASSFPTVVIYVMDTSRSTNPVTFMSNMLYACSILYKTKLPFIVVMNKTDIIDHSFAVEWMQDFEAFQDALNQETTYVSNLTRSMSLVLDEFYSSLRVVGVSAVLGTGLDELFVQVTSAAEEYEREYRPEYERLKKSLASAESQQQREQLERLRKDMGSVALDAGTAKDSVSPVLHPSDLILTRGTLDEEDEEADSDTDDIDHRVTEESHEEPAFQNFMQESMAQYWKRNNK, encoded by the exons gtgATGAAATTTATTGAGAAGGCCCAGAACATGTCTAA ATATGTGTTGATTGACACACCCGGACAGATTGAAGTATTCACTTGGTCAGCTTCTGGGACAATTATCACTGAGGCCCTT GCATCCTCATTTCCAACAGTTGTCATCTATGTAATGGACACATCGAGAAGTACCAACCCAGTGACCTTCATGTCCAACATGCTCTATGCCTGCAG cATCTTGTACAAAACCAAGCTGCCTTTCATTGTGGTCATGAATAAA ACTGACATCATTGACCACAGCTTTGCAGTGGAATGGATGCAGGATTTTGAGGCTTTCCAAGATGCCTTAAATCAAGAGACTACATATGTCAGTAACCTGACTCGTTCAATGAGCCTGGTGTTAGATGAGTTTTACAGCTCACTCAGG GTGGTGGGTGTCTCTGCTGTTCTGGGCACTGGATTAGATGAACTCTTTGTGCAAGTTACCAGTGCTGCCGAAGAATATGAAAG GGAGTATCGTCCTGAATATGAACGTCTGAAAAAATCACTG GCCAGTGCAGAGAGCCAACAGCAGAGAGAACAACTGGAACGCCTTCGAAAAGATATGGGTTCTGTAGCCTTGGATGCAGGGACTGCCAAAG ACAGCGTATCTCCTGTGCTGCACCCTTCTGATTTGATCCTGACTCGAGGAACCTTGGATGAAGAGGATGAGGAAGCAGACAGCGATACTGATGACATTGACCACAGAG TTACAGAGGAAAGCCATGAAGAGCCAGCATTCCAGAATTTTATGCAAGAATCGATGGCACAATACTGGAAGAGAAACAATAAATAG
- the GPN1 gene encoding GPN-loop GTPase 1 isoform X3, with product MKQYGLGPNGGIVTSLNLFATRFDQVMKFIEKAQNMSKYVLIDTPGQIEVFTWSASGTIITEALASSFPTVVIYVMDTSRSTNPVTFMSNMLYACSILYKTKLPFIVVMNKTDIIDHSFAVEWMQDFEAFQDALNQETTYVSNLTRSMSLVLDEFYSSLRVVGVSAVLGTGLDELFVQVTSAAEEYEREYRPEYERLKKSLASAESQQQREQLERLRKDMGSVALDAGTAKDSVSPVLHPSDLILTRGTLDEEDEEADSDTDDIDHRVTEESHEEPAFQNFMQESMAQYWKRNNK from the exons gtgATGAAATTTATTGAGAAGGCCCAGAACATGTCTAA ATATGTGTTGATTGACACACCCGGACAGATTGAAGTATTCACTTGGTCAGCTTCTGGGACAATTATCACTGAGGCCCTT GCATCCTCATTTCCAACAGTTGTCATCTATGTAATGGACACATCGAGAAGTACCAACCCAGTGACCTTCATGTCCAACATGCTCTATGCCTGCAG cATCTTGTACAAAACCAAGCTGCCTTTCATTGTGGTCATGAATAAA ACTGACATCATTGACCACAGCTTTGCAGTGGAATGGATGCAGGATTTTGAGGCTTTCCAAGATGCCTTAAATCAAGAGACTACATATGTCAGTAACCTGACTCGTTCAATGAGCCTGGTGTTAGATGAGTTTTACAGCTCACTCAGG GTGGTGGGTGTCTCTGCTGTTCTGGGCACTGGATTAGATGAACTCTTTGTGCAAGTTACCAGTGCTGCCGAAGAATATGAAAG GGAGTATCGTCCTGAATATGAACGTCTGAAAAAATCACTG GCCAGTGCAGAGAGCCAACAGCAGAGAGAACAACTGGAACGCCTTCGAAAAGATATGGGTTCTGTAGCCTTGGATGCAGGGACTGCCAAAG ACAGCGTATCTCCTGTGCTGCACCCTTCTGATTTGATCCTGACTCGAGGAACCTTGGATGAAGAGGATGAGGAAGCAGACAGCGATACTGATGACATTGACCACAGAG TTACAGAGGAAAGCCATGAAGAGCCAGCATTCCAGAATTTTATGCAAGAATCGATGGCACAATACTGGAAGAGAAACAATAAATAG